From Cellulomonas fimi ATCC 484, a single genomic window includes:
- a CDS encoding Gfo/Idh/MocA family protein: MESLRVGLVGYGGAGRGIHARLLREAHQRVTHVVTRSRAAQVHQDWPHAVVVPDVGALLEHAGELDLVVVASPTGEHVAHVLAALDAGLHVLVDKPLATTTHDAQRLVDASLHVGGRLTVFQNRRWDPEQLALRALLEAGTLGRVHRFERRWERFRPVPQDRWKENDPSAGGLLLDLGAHLVDSAVQLFGPVRSVYAELAARSTPAVDDVFLALVHADAHDGTPGVVSHLQAGAVVGAPGPRTRVLGDEAAYLVTSFEGEATPFSVLDAAYEDGRRPGEPRHEGWLVRGAEREPVPAPAGGHVDLYREVVRWVLDGGPPPVDPADAVRTARVLDAARTSAAEGVVVRL; this comes from the coding sequence CGGCTACGGCGGAGCAGGTCGGGGGATCCACGCCCGCCTGCTGCGCGAGGCGCACCAGCGTGTGACGCACGTCGTCACGCGCAGCCGCGCCGCCCAGGTGCACCAGGACTGGCCGCACGCCGTGGTCGTCCCCGACGTGGGCGCGCTGCTGGAGCACGCGGGCGAGCTCGACCTCGTGGTCGTCGCCAGCCCCACGGGCGAGCACGTCGCGCACGTGCTCGCCGCGCTCGACGCGGGACTGCACGTGCTGGTCGACAAGCCGCTCGCGACCACGACCCACGACGCCCAGCGCCTCGTGGACGCGTCGCTGCACGTCGGCGGCCGGCTCACGGTCTTCCAGAACCGGCGGTGGGACCCGGAGCAGCTCGCGCTGCGGGCGCTGCTCGAGGCCGGGACGCTCGGGCGCGTGCATCGGTTCGAGCGGCGGTGGGAGAGGTTCCGGCCCGTGCCGCAGGACCGGTGGAAGGAGAACGACCCGTCCGCGGGTGGGCTGCTGCTCGACCTCGGTGCGCACCTCGTCGACTCCGCGGTCCAGCTCTTCGGGCCGGTGCGCTCGGTGTACGCGGAGCTCGCCGCACGCTCCACTCCCGCCGTCGACGACGTCTTCCTCGCTCTCGTGCACGCCGACGCGCACGACGGCACGCCCGGCGTCGTCAGCCACCTTCAGGCGGGGGCCGTGGTGGGCGCCCCCGGGCCGCGGACCCGCGTGCTCGGCGACGAGGCCGCCTACCTCGTGACGAGCTTCGAGGGTGAGGCGACCCCGTTCTCCGTGCTCGACGCGGCCTACGAGGACGGCCGGCGCCCCGGCGAGCCGAGGCACGAGGGATGGCTCGTGCGCGGCGCGGAGCGCGAACCGGTCCCGGCACCTGCGGGTGGTCACGTCGACCTGTACCGCGAGGTCGTGCGCTGGGTGCTCGACGGCGGGCCGCCGCCCGTCGACCCGGCGGACGCGGTCCGCACCGCGCGCGTGCTCGACGCGGCGCGCACGTCGGCCGCCGAGGGGGTCGTCGTCCGGCTCTGA